In a genomic window of Dyadobacter fermentans DSM 18053:
- a CDS encoding efflux RND transporter periplasmic adaptor subunit, with protein MNVIARSARAEGLPNLTKPLSSLFIVGSLFITLSCGEKKDTFQQKGGGGPTIVDVIVAKSEKVSDKVEVNGTIVANEFAELRPEVSGLLTFLDVPEGKTVQKGTVIARINNADLLAQLNRSKIQLDLAETTEKRLKQLIAVNGINQADYDLAANNVNTLKADMAYTQALIDKTIIKAPFTGVVGLRKVSEGAYVTPQSIIATMQQLSNLRIDFTIPESYQQYISKGGTVEVMLDQASGKYETARVLAIEPQVNQTTRNLTVRAVLSSGNTSPGSFAKVYITASNNKNSILIPSNSIIPEARSKKVVTVKGGKAVFAQVETGDRREDVVEVTKGLNVGDTVVVSGVLFARPDAPVKVRSVRNLNVASK; from the coding sequence ATGAATGTTATCGCCAGATCTGCCCGTGCAGAAGGACTGCCAAATTTAACCAAACCTCTGTCTTCACTTTTCATTGTCGGCTCTCTCTTCATTACGCTTTCCTGCGGAGAAAAAAAGGATACTTTTCAACAAAAAGGCGGCGGCGGACCGACCATCGTCGATGTGATCGTTGCGAAGTCCGAAAAGGTCAGTGATAAAGTCGAAGTCAACGGCACCATCGTGGCCAACGAGTTCGCCGAATTACGGCCCGAAGTAAGCGGATTACTTACCTTCCTCGACGTTCCTGAGGGCAAAACAGTCCAAAAAGGAACCGTCATCGCCAGAATCAACAATGCCGACCTGCTCGCACAGCTGAACAGGTCCAAAATACAGCTGGACCTGGCCGAAACAACAGAAAAGCGGCTGAAACAGCTCATCGCGGTGAATGGCATCAACCAGGCCGATTACGACCTGGCCGCCAACAACGTCAATACCCTCAAAGCCGATATGGCCTACACCCAGGCGCTGATCGACAAAACGATCATCAAAGCGCCGTTTACCGGAGTGGTAGGCCTGCGAAAAGTCAGCGAAGGCGCTTATGTGACCCCACAGAGCATTATCGCCACCATGCAGCAGCTTTCCAACCTGCGCATTGATTTTACCATTCCCGAAAGTTACCAGCAATACATCAGCAAGGGCGGCACCGTAGAAGTCATGCTCGACCAGGCCTCGGGCAAGTACGAAACGGCCCGCGTACTGGCAATAGAGCCACAGGTGAACCAGACCACCCGCAATCTCACTGTCCGCGCGGTGCTGAGTTCGGGCAACACCAGCCCCGGCTCATTCGCCAAGGTGTACATCACGGCCAGCAATAACAAGAATAGCATACTTATTCCCTCCAACAGCATTATTCCCGAAGCACGCAGCAAAAAGGTCGTGACCGTGAAGGGCGGCAAAGCCGTTTTTGCGCAGGTAGAAACCGGCGACCGCCGGGAAGATGTGGTGGAAGTGACGAAGGGCCTCAATGTAGGCGATACGGTGGTTGTCTCGGGCGTACTTTTTGCCCGGCCCGATGCTCCTGTGAAAGTGAGAAGTGTACGAAACCTGAATGTGGCGAGTAAGTAA
- a CDS encoding chorismate-binding protein, with product MLSVQTDTRISIFEGLQIQELWQASKILGFPSALWRLPHTNEIKLLISVRDGIRKCLPELEKMSPGFVMSTFYWECEQEVLFLEGDIILTFSEDNRITNHDNKLGEEHTEVKRLVQLAESLQAEQAADELPAGQLQPVTGPLDAKSRFERTVELAVAAIRQNQFKKVVLSRTKDLAYTDGFQPAQAFQKLVKAYPHAFVSLVNLPEENEMWLGASPELLVEQLSDGTFKTMSLAGTQGARDAAGALIPKYDIRWGEKEIEEQALVSRYIIECFKKIRLREYLETGPKTVLAGNLYHLRTVFEVDTVALHFPELASVMLKLLHPTSAICGVPKAPSLQFINDVEGYNRSFYSGFLGPAQVGGDTNLFVNLRTVRFKEGIATFFAGAGITEDSVPELEWFETELKCDTLLKVIGSSF from the coding sequence ATGCTATCAGTACAAACCGACACCAGGATTTCAATATTTGAGGGATTACAGATTCAGGAGCTTTGGCAGGCATCCAAAATTTTGGGCTTCCCCTCGGCGCTTTGGCGCCTGCCCCATACCAACGAAATCAAACTGCTTATTTCGGTCCGCGACGGCATCCGCAAATGCCTGCCGGAGCTCGAAAAAATGAGCCCTGGCTTTGTAATGAGCACATTCTACTGGGAATGCGAGCAAGAAGTGCTGTTCCTGGAAGGCGATATTATCCTCACATTTTCGGAAGACAACCGGATTACCAATCACGACAACAAGCTCGGCGAAGAGCATACGGAAGTCAAAAGACTTGTTCAGCTGGCCGAATCGCTGCAAGCAGAACAAGCGGCGGATGAATTACCCGCCGGCCAGCTTCAACCAGTAACCGGCCCGCTCGACGCCAAATCCCGGTTTGAGCGGACGGTAGAACTTGCCGTTGCCGCCATTCGCCAGAACCAGTTCAAGAAAGTGGTCCTTTCGCGCACCAAAGACCTTGCCTATACCGACGGCTTTCAGCCAGCGCAGGCATTTCAGAAACTCGTAAAAGCTTACCCGCACGCATTCGTGTCGCTGGTGAACCTGCCTGAGGAAAACGAAATGTGGCTCGGCGCCAGCCCCGAACTGCTCGTGGAGCAATTATCGGACGGCACGTTCAAAACGATGTCCCTCGCAGGCACGCAGGGCGCGCGCGACGCCGCCGGTGCGCTCATACCCAAGTACGACATCCGATGGGGCGAGAAAGAGATTGAAGAGCAGGCACTTGTGAGTCGATATATTATTGAGTGTTTCAAAAAAATACGCCTGCGCGAATACCTCGAAACGGGGCCTAAAACGGTGCTGGCGGGGAATCTTTACCACCTCAGAACGGTGTTCGAGGTGGATACCGTGGCGCTTCATTTCCCCGAGCTTGCTTCGGTCATGCTGAAATTGCTGCATCCCACTTCTGCCATCTGCGGCGTCCCCAAAGCGCCCAGCCTGCAATTTATCAACGACGTGGAAGGGTACAACCGCTCCTTTTACAGCGGATTCCTCGGTCCGGCACAGGTGGGCGGCGATACCAACCTGTTCGTAAACCTCCGCACGGTGCGGTTCAAAGAGGGCATTGCCACGTTTTTCGCAGGCGCCGGCATCACCGAAGACTCTGTGCCTGAGCTCGAATGGTTCGAAACAGAGCTCAAATGCGACACTTTGCTCAAAGTGATCGGAAGTTCCTTCTAA
- a CDS encoding hotdog fold thioesterase: MFVKSATLGSLQSFGTNTIAGHIGIEFTEIGTDYISARMPVDKRTHQPFGILHGGASVVLAETLGSIASFLCIPENENKHAVGLEINANHLRPVKEGYVHGTVRPIHVGRTTHIWDIRITNEENKLVCISRLTVAIVNADR; this comes from the coding sequence ATGTTCGTTAAAAGCGCCACCCTCGGATCACTTCAATCTTTCGGAACAAATACCATCGCCGGCCATATCGGAATCGAGTTTACGGAAATCGGAACGGACTATATCTCAGCGCGAATGCCGGTGGATAAGCGTACGCACCAGCCTTTCGGCATTTTGCACGGCGGGGCGTCGGTAGTGCTTGCGGAGACGCTCGGGAGCATCGCTTCGTTTTTATGCATTCCTGAAAATGAAAATAAACACGCCGTAGGGCTGGAAATCAATGCAAATCACCTCCGGCCCGTGAAGGAAGGCTACGTGCACGGAACTGTCCGACCGATCCACGTCGGCCGGACCACCCATATTTGGGACATTCGCATTACCAATGAAGAAAACAAACTCGTTTGCATAAGCAGACTTACAGTCGCTATTGTGAATGCAGACCGCTGA
- a CDS encoding histidine phosphatase family protein, giving the protein MKRKSIYLIRHGETDFNRRGVVQGSGVDSLLNEWGEAQAAAFFNAYQHVPFDKVYTSDLRRTHQTVAGFIRRGIPHESYAGLNEISWGDREGREPNTGDNNYYRELVNAWKTGQVELAAEGGESPVQVRQRQIPVIETILSRPHERNILIAMHGRAMRVLLTTLFNEPLVRMDDYEHSNLCLYKINYSYDTGQFELEVSNDITHLLSIEIPQTI; this is encoded by the coding sequence TTGAAAAGAAAATCGATTTACCTTATTCGCCACGGTGAAACTGATTTTAATCGCAGGGGAGTTGTTCAGGGAAGTGGTGTTGACTCCTTGCTGAATGAATGGGGAGAGGCTCAGGCCGCAGCTTTTTTCAATGCTTATCAACATGTTCCGTTTGACAAAGTTTATACCTCCGATTTAAGACGAACACATCAAACGGTCGCCGGGTTCATCAGGCGCGGCATCCCCCACGAAAGCTACGCCGGGCTGAACGAAATATCCTGGGGCGACCGGGAAGGGCGCGAACCTAACACCGGCGACAACAACTACTACCGCGAGCTGGTGAATGCCTGGAAAACCGGGCAGGTGGAGCTCGCAGCCGAAGGGGGAGAAAGTCCCGTGCAGGTGCGCCAGCGCCAGATTCCCGTGATCGAAACGATCCTCTCGCGCCCGCACGAAAGAAATATCCTCATTGCCATGCACGGCCGTGCCATGCGCGTGCTGCTGACGACGCTTTTCAACGAGCCGCTCGTACGCATGGACGATTACGAGCACAGCAATCTTTGCCTCTACAAAATCAATTATTCCTACGATACCGGGCAGTTCGAACTGGAAGTATCCAACGACATCACACACCTGCTTTCGATCGAAATTCCGCAAACGATATAG
- a CDS encoding sensor histidine kinase, whose product MSKKRIYWTLQILGWTLLIMFEYVPYVLEYGFNLSEFYSALANILLGISLTHVYRLVIRRWNWSSLPLPRLALRVIVSVLLMGLIMTMINLPMDREVLQHNLLSQPFIFWGYYATWCKNLLAWILSYTIYHYVEQNRLASYEKIMLKMSMREAEAKVLRSQLNPHFTFNALNSIRALVYEDPKRAQLSITQLSNILRNSLLADRRKTVDLQEELRTVEDYLELEKVRYEDRLCYSITTNPQAIYWQVPPMMLQTLVENGIKHGVAKQMGGGFIGVKSEIANELLVITIHNSGSLGNTEVNAGNLGNTESGGVGLRNTAERLSILYGKAATFRIFQEDENVVCSEIKIPMLSEGVLMVGEGSEKEN is encoded by the coding sequence ATGTCCAAAAAACGCATCTATTGGACTCTGCAGATTCTTGGCTGGACATTATTAATCATGTTCGAATACGTTCCGTATGTATTGGAATATGGTTTCAACCTGAGTGAATTCTATTCGGCGCTTGCCAATATCCTGCTGGGCATTAGCCTTACCCACGTGTACCGATTGGTTATCAGGCGGTGGAACTGGTCGTCGCTGCCGCTGCCGAGGCTGGCGTTGCGCGTAATTGTCTCGGTACTGCTGATGGGCCTGATCATGACGATGATCAACCTGCCGATGGATAGGGAAGTGCTGCAACACAACTTGCTAAGCCAGCCGTTCATATTCTGGGGATATTATGCGACCTGGTGCAAAAACCTGCTGGCGTGGATATTGTCCTATACCATTTACCATTACGTGGAGCAGAACCGGCTCGCCAGCTATGAGAAGATCATGCTGAAAATGTCGATGCGGGAAGCCGAAGCGAAAGTGCTCCGTTCGCAGCTTAATCCGCATTTTACATTCAATGCCCTCAACAGCATCCGCGCGCTCGTGTACGAAGATCCCAAACGTGCGCAGTTGAGCATCACGCAGTTATCCAACATTTTGCGCAATTCACTGCTGGCCGATCGCCGGAAAACGGTCGATTTGCAGGAGGAGCTACGTACCGTCGAGGACTATCTCGAACTCGAAAAAGTCCGGTACGAAGACCGCCTTTGTTACAGCATTACCACCAATCCGCAGGCCATTTACTGGCAGGTGCCGCCCATGATGTTGCAAACGCTCGTCGAAAATGGCATTAAGCATGGCGTGGCGAAGCAAATGGGAGGTGGATTTATCGGCGTAAAATCGGAAATTGCAAATGAGCTGCTCGTAATCACAATCCATAACTCGGGTAGCCTTGGCAATACGGAGGTGAATGCCGGCAACCTCGGCAATACCGAATCCGGCGGGGTGGGGCTCAGAAATACGGCCGAACGGCTGTCAATTTTATACGGCAAAGCGGCCACATTCCGGATTTTCCAGGAGGACGAAAATGTGGTTTGTTCGGAAATTAAAATCCCGATGCTGTCCGAGGGAGTGCTGATGGTGGGAGAGGGGTCCGAGAAAGAGAACTAA
- a CDS encoding LytR/AlgR family response regulator transcription factor, producing the protein MRTLIVDDERLARTELKRLLEPYTKIEIVGEAANAEEALKLIEEQQPELLFLDIQMPGKNGFELLSSIEGKSPEVIFTTAFDEYAIKAFEFNALDYLLKPIDTERLKETIHRIEENQAQPETPSHTNERAEKVLGENDQVFVKDGEKCWFVKLGKIRLFESMGNYVRLHFDDQKPLVLKSLNNLEERLDPNTYFRANRKHIINLHWIEKIEPWFSGGLLVTLQGGDKIEISRRQAIRFKELMSL; encoded by the coding sequence ATGAGGACCTTAATTGTTGATGACGAGCGACTTGCGCGCACTGAATTGAAAAGACTTCTTGAACCATACACCAAAATAGAGATCGTAGGTGAGGCCGCCAATGCCGAAGAAGCCTTGAAACTCATTGAAGAACAGCAACCTGAGCTGCTCTTCCTGGACATTCAGATGCCCGGCAAGAACGGTTTCGAGCTGCTTTCGTCGATCGAGGGCAAAAGTCCCGAGGTGATTTTTACCACCGCATTTGACGAATACGCCATTAAGGCCTTCGAATTCAATGCATTGGATTACCTTCTGAAACCGATTGACACGGAGCGGCTGAAAGAAACCATCCATCGGATCGAGGAAAACCAGGCCCAGCCCGAAACGCCTTCGCACACCAATGAGCGTGCGGAAAAGGTGCTCGGCGAGAACGACCAGGTTTTTGTGAAAGACGGTGAAAAATGCTGGTTTGTGAAGCTCGGCAAGATCCGCCTGTTCGAATCGATGGGTAATTACGTTCGCCTGCATTTCGACGACCAGAAACCTTTGGTACTGAAATCGCTGAACAACCTGGAAGAGCGGCTGGACCCCAATACTTATTTCCGCGCCAATCGTAAGCATATCATCAATTTGCATTGGATCGAAAAAATCGAACCGTGGTTTAGCGGCGGATTGCTCGTGACGTTGCAGGGCGGCGATAAGATCGAAATCTCCCGGCGCCAGGCCATTCGTTTCAAGGAATTGATGAGCCTTTAA
- a CDS encoding DUF3298 and DUF4163 domain-containing protein, giving the protein MGLRQIAALAVGVMSVWACNQSGSKEDASSKAGVFAGGVKKEEFGGCDTALNKGVTVQVTLWTPSDSSEAAGNIRKILTEKTVTRLNSYGDPASVDARAGSITSPKAAFDVFEKNYNDFKKDFPDAPGCWEVELHGDTVMTTPKMLFYQLDHYSFTGGAHPNSFTSYHAFDAKTGKEVEMKSFVADSVALLSLVEKKFRELEKLTPEVDLEDAGYFLANHKFFMPANYVFTPEGVLFYYNPYEIAAYARGAIDFTIPYDELKGIVRKEAVF; this is encoded by the coding sequence ATGGGACTGAGACAAATAGCGGCCCTTGCGGTAGGAGTAATGTCTGTTTGGGCATGTAACCAGTCGGGTAGTAAAGAGGACGCGAGCAGCAAAGCCGGTGTTTTCGCAGGCGGGGTGAAGAAGGAGGAGTTTGGCGGCTGTGATACGGCCCTGAACAAAGGCGTAACCGTGCAGGTAACCCTTTGGACGCCGTCTGATTCCAGCGAAGCAGCAGGGAATATTCGCAAAATTCTGACGGAAAAGACGGTGACGCGGTTGAATTCCTACGGCGATCCCGCCAGTGTGGATGCCCGTGCGGGGTCTATTACGAGTCCGAAAGCGGCGTTCGACGTTTTTGAAAAGAACTATAACGATTTCAAAAAGGATTTCCCCGACGCGCCCGGCTGCTGGGAGGTGGAGCTGCACGGCGATACCGTGATGACCACCCCGAAAATGCTTTTTTACCAGCTCGACCATTATTCATTCACGGGCGGCGCTCATCCGAACAGTTTCACTTCTTACCATGCATTTGATGCCAAAACCGGCAAAGAAGTCGAGATGAAGAGCTTCGTGGCCGATTCGGTGGCGTTGCTAAGCCTGGTTGAAAAGAAATTCCGCGAACTGGAAAAGCTCACTCCCGAGGTGGATCTCGAAGATGCCGGCTATTTCCTGGCCAATCACAAGTTTTTTATGCCTGCCAACTACGTATTTACACCGGAAGGCGTGCTGTTTTACTATAATCCCTACGAAATTGCCGCTTACGCACGCGGGGCGATCGATTTCACGATCCCGTACGACGAGCTGAAAGGCATCGTGCGCAAGGAGGCGGTTTTCTGA
- the radC gene encoding RadC family protein: protein MPRKKSENPKVIINWHDDDKPREKFMNKGRAACSDAELMAILIRAGTTHMTAVDLAKSIMTSVGNNINELAKLNVRDLTRIKGIGEAKALTILAALELGRRRSDIVRDKKRKINGSQPVYEAMRPYLMDKTHEEFWILLLNRGNCVMRAVQVSVGGISGTATDIKMIFKIALDHMASSVILVHNHPSGQLVPSMADRLLTSQIKEAGRLLDLPVLDHMIFTDDGYYSFLDSGEM from the coding sequence ATGCCCAGAAAAAAGAGCGAAAATCCGAAAGTGATCATCAATTGGCACGATGACGACAAACCCCGCGAAAAATTCATGAACAAAGGCCGCGCCGCGTGCTCCGACGCCGAGCTGATGGCCATTCTGATCCGTGCCGGAACCACCCATATGACGGCCGTGGACCTCGCGAAGTCCATTATGACCTCGGTGGGCAACAACATTAACGAACTGGCGAAACTGAATGTCAGGGACCTGACGAGAATCAAGGGCATCGGCGAGGCGAAGGCGCTTACCATCCTGGCCGCATTGGAACTCGGTCGCCGCCGGAGCGATATCGTGCGCGACAAAAAACGGAAAATCAACGGTTCGCAGCCGGTGTATGAAGCCATGCGGCCGTACCTGATGGACAAAACGCACGAAGAATTCTGGATTTTGCTGCTCAATCGCGGCAACTGCGTGATGCGCGCCGTACAGGTGAGTGTGGGCGGCATTTCGGGCACTGCCACGGACATTAAAATGATCTTCAAAATCGCCCTCGATCACATGGCCAGCTCGGTGATTCTGGTGCATAACCATCCTTCCGGCCAGCTCGTGCCCAGCATGGCCGACCGCCTGCTGACCTCGCAAATCAAAGAGGCAGGCCGATTGCTCGACCTGCCCGTTCTGGACCATATGATCTTTACCGATGACGGCTATTACAGTTTCCTCGATTCCGGGGAAATGTGA